Proteins encoded in a region of the Bacillus sp. T3 genome:
- a CDS encoding alpha/beta hydrolase, with protein MDYPRGTVQDYTIYSKKLAENVDFLVYLPPSFSHLYKYHVLIAQDGADYFQLGRIGKFADELLARKEIERLIIVGLPYKNGRDRLEKYHPDGEKSESYLQFLVHELVPFLDKEFPTYQMGMGRALIGDSLAGYVSFRAALQFPHTFGKVALQSPYVTEDILASLHSFQQPHLLEIYHVVGKAELSVKTTKGKLENFIGPNRILAKVLKEKGFSYSYHEFDGDHTWTYWQPDLEHALKFLFGR; from the coding sequence TTGGATTATCCACGAGGTACCGTACAGGATTACACCATTTACAGTAAAAAGCTGGCAGAGAATGTGGACTTTCTTGTTTACTTGCCCCCCTCCTTCTCCCATCTTTATAAATATCATGTATTAATTGCTCAGGACGGTGCAGACTATTTTCAGCTTGGAAGAATTGGGAAGTTTGCCGATGAACTGTTGGCGCGCAAGGAAATTGAACGCTTGATCATTGTGGGTCTTCCCTATAAAAACGGGCGTGATCGCCTTGAGAAATACCATCCAGATGGTGAAAAATCTGAGTCCTATCTTCAATTTTTAGTACACGAGCTTGTACCTTTTTTGGATAAGGAATTTCCAACTTACCAAATGGGCATGGGCAGAGCTTTAATTGGCGATTCGTTAGCAGGATATGTATCGTTTCGGGCTGCCCTTCAATTTCCGCACACATTTGGGAAGGTGGCGCTTCAGTCCCCATATGTGACTGAAGATATTCTCGCTTCCTTGCATTCATTTCAACAGCCCCATTTACTTGAAATTTACCATGTTGTCGGCAAAGCTGAGCTATCCGTCAAAACAACAAAGGGCAAGCTGGAGAACTTTATTGGGCCTAATAGAATTTTGGCTAAAGTGCTTAAAGAAAAAGGATTTTCCTATTCCTATCACGAATTTGATGGAGACCACACTTGGACGTATTGGCAGCCAGATCTCGAGCATGCCTTGAAGTTCTTGTTTGGAAGATAA
- a CDS encoding YjcG family protein has translation MKFGVAIFPSKKLQDLANSYRKRYDPHYALISPHLTLKGPFEASDAQMKDITVRLAQIASNSKPFSLQVLKVSSFKPVNNVIYFKINPTEELLQLHQQLHTDLIGDKPEFSFVPHITIGQELSDDEHSDVYGSMRMMKMEHEEMVDRFHLLYQLENESWTVYETFRFGKE, from the coding sequence ATGAAATTTGGTGTTGCTATTTTCCCATCAAAAAAACTGCAGGATTTAGCGAATTCTTACCGGAAACGGTATGATCCACATTATGCATTAATTTCTCCACATTTAACGTTGAAGGGGCCTTTTGAGGCGTCAGACGCTCAGATGAAGGACATTACGGTCAGATTGGCACAGATTGCAAGTAACAGTAAGCCGTTTTCGCTCCAGGTGTTAAAGGTAAGTTCATTTAAGCCTGTTAATAATGTGATTTATTTTAAAATTAATCCGACTGAAGAACTCCTCCAGCTACATCAACAGCTCCATACTGATTTGATTGGCGATAAGCCAGAATTTAGCTTTGTGCCGCATATTACGATTGGGCAAGAGCTCTCGGATGATGAGCACTCCGATGTTTACGGTTCAATGCGGATGATGAAGATGGAGCACGAGGAGATGGTCGACCGCTTCCATTTACTATATCAGCTTGAAAATGAGTCTTGGACTGTCTATGAAACATTTCGTTTTGGAAAGGAATAA
- a CDS encoding stage VI sporulation protein F codes for MDNGFFKNVEKKTGVNMQDIFALANSLQNANFKDEKTVRGVIRKVSQIAGKPVSKEMEDKIVQSIVKDGKQLDFNSISKMINKK; via the coding sequence ATGGATAACGGGTTCTTTAAAAATGTTGAAAAGAAAACTGGCGTGAATATGCAGGATATTTTCGCTTTAGCGAATTCATTACAAAATGCAAACTTTAAAGATGAAAAAACAGTAAGAGGTGTCATCCGCAAGGTATCGCAAATTGCCGGCAAGCCAGTTTCAAAGGAAATGGAAGACAAAATTGTTCAATCCATCGTTAAAGACGGCAAACAGCTAGACTTCAACTCCATTTCAAAAATGATCAATAAAAAATAA